In Nilaparvata lugens isolate BPH chromosome 5, ASM1435652v1, whole genome shotgun sequence, the following proteins share a genomic window:
- the LOC111045287 gene encoding transcriptional repressor CTCFL-like, which yields MLVCLACLLSCDLAITFICLLPTDYIFQDDTQSSAPPISSADQVFSCPKCAKSYKALSSLKRHVNYECGIDPQFQCRICGKRCKQKTHLKRHILDMHTEGVESFSCPLCNYKAKRKSNLKIHIFGVHAKAVAALQSDSPNSDLFISNL from the exons ATGCTTGTTTGCCTAGCATGTCTTCTTAGCTGTGATTTGGCTATCACCTTCATTTGTCTTCTTCCAACTG ATTACATCTTCCAGGACGACACCCAATCAAGCGCCCCTCCTATCTCATCTGCAGACCAGGTGTTCAGCTGCCCCAAATGCGCCAAAAGCTATAAGGCGCTGTCATCTCTGAAGAGACACGTCAACTATGAATGCGGCATCGACCCCCAGTTCCAGTGTCGCATCTGCGGCAAGCGCTGCAAGCAGAAGACGCACCTGAAGAGGCACATCCTCGACATGCACACCGAGGGAGTCGAGAGCTTCAGCTGTCCGCTGTGCAACTACAAGGCCAAACGCAAGAGCAACCTCAAGATTCACATTTTCGGTGTTCATGCTAAGGCTGTGGCAGCTCTACAGAGCGACTCTCCCAATTCCGAtctatttatttctaatttataa
- the LOC111045276 gene encoding zinc finger protein 790 produces MENTFLKDFAASVLDDEGLEEEFLSLITTSAHGDVIRFKCNRCFKSYKYRSDLTRHLKSECGVAPQFRCQRCDFRTKRFVSYLGKLGLLSAGKSRRARGGGEGGRVGEGGGGGGDVDGEERFACERCSRSYKNRGHLMRHIQYECGIEPRFKCPLCPHRSHHGSNMKVHMFLKHGHGATNYNRQRN; encoded by the exons atggaaaatacatttttaaagg ATTTCGCAGCGAGTGTTCTGGATGACGAAGGTCTGGAGGAGGAGTTCCTGTCGCTGATCACGACGTCGGCCCACGGTGACGTCATCCGGTTCAAGTGTAACCGCTGCTTCAAGAGCTACAAGTATCGGTCGGACTTGACGCGTCATCTGAAGAGCGAGTGCGGAGTCGCGCCGCAGTTCCGCTGCCAACGCTGCGATTTTCGCACGAAGC GTTTCGTCTCATATTTGGGAAAATTGGGTCTTCTGTCCGCTGGTAAAAGTCGCCGGGCAAGAGGGGGTGGAGAAGGTGgaagagtaggagaaggaggaggaggaggaggagatgtgGATGGGGAGGAACGATTCGCATGCGAACGGTGTTCGCGATCCTACAAGAACAGAGGCCACCTGATGCGACACATCCAATACGAGTGCGGCATCGAGCCACGTTTCAAATGTCCGCTGTGTCCACACCGCTCGCATCACGGAAGCAACATGAAGGTGCACATGTTCCTCAAACATGGCCATGGCGCTACCAATTACAACAGGCAACGCAATTAG